A genomic segment from Armatimonadota bacterium encodes:
- a CDS encoding metalloregulator ArsR/SmtB family transcription factor yields the protein MATPENIFKALGDTTRIRIVQMLAQNGEMCVCKIMEELSMTQPAVSHHLACLKHAGIVRARRQGQWIHYSLCPSTLGDIALRFLEDCLAKIDTKSKTSAMCCTGTEKNHDER from the coding sequence ATGGCAACGCCTGAAAATATTTTCAAAGCCCTCGGAGACACGACCCGTATACGAATAGTTCAAATGCTTGCCCAAAATGGCGAAATGTGCGTTTGCAAAATCATGGAAGAACTTTCCATGACGCAGCCGGCAGTATCACACCATCTAGCCTGCCTCAAACATGCCGGAATTGTGCGTGCTAGAAGGCAAGGCCAATGGATTCACTATTCCCTTTGTCCCTCTACTTTGGGAGACATTGCGCTCAGATTCCTCGAGGATTGCCTTGCAAAAATAGACACCAAATCAAAAACAAGCGCAATGTGCTGCACAGGAACGGAGAAAAACCATGACGAGCGCTGA